In Phaseolus vulgaris cultivar G19833 chromosome 3, P. vulgaris v2.0, whole genome shotgun sequence, the sequence CATTTGGGATCAGCAGATTAAATATATCAGAAACAGAAACAGAAAGTGGTGGTTACCTCGTGTTACAAATCACAACGATATCAAGAGGACATGGACGTATATTAAGTTCGTGAATTCATTTAATGTCACAAAAGCCCAAATACAAAGGAAGCTCAGTATACAGCAGATgagtaaataaaatttgtttgcTGATTGttcaaactcataaaaaagaagataaattaCGAAAGAATTCTATCCTACTATTCTCAAAAGAAGTACCAAGACAACAGAAAAAGCAGAAGTTACATTTGAACTGTCCCCAAATGAAATTCCAGTTCTAAATAATTACTGTCTATGATACCACCGTTGAACAGCATTTCTTACTAGCTCTTCAATCCCTTGCTTTCCGTAGAATGCCTCCGAATATCAAATTGGTCTACAAACTCCAAAGGAGTAACAGTCTCATTTCTGATCCTCTTGATCTTGGGGCTCAACAGACCACGATGCCTGAACCCATAGAGCTTAAGCACCTGATTATCAGCAAAATTGTAAGCCCTCTCCATGCTACTGAGGCACCTCTCCACAGGATAATCTCCATAGCTCCCACAGGGTTTACACCCGACAAAATGTGTCACAAACGGCCATCTCTCATCCCCCAACCCGGGGTGATACTTCTCAATCATCTCCTCATACCGATCAACCAACCCTGCCCAGTAACCGTGCAAATAGAAGGAATTTTCAAGAAACACCTTATCCATCCACTTCTCCTTCTTGGACAGCAGCAAGTATATCAATGCAGACTGATCGTCGGCCTCAAATGCCGGCCTCCCCTTGAGATTGGCCGTCAAGATCTTGCCGGCCTCCTCGCGAACGGGCCCCTTGGGGCCCATGGGAGCCCAATCatcaagcaaatccaaagaCCACTGACAGTTCCTAAACAGAAAACTCCCAGTATTCACCGCAATCCAAGACTTCTGGTCAAACAACAAATCAGGGTATCCATGAAGAACCAAATTATACGCATCGTACTTAGGCATAGGAAGCTCAAACACCATATCAGTGAAAAAAGCATCACTATCCATCCACCAAATCCACTCAACCTCGGGATGTGACAACATCAACCTCCGAATCATAGGCAACTTAGCCCAGTAGCCAGCAAGTTCCACATCCAAATGAGCCAAATTGTACACAATTTCAATCCCGTGTAATCTACAGTAATCAATCTTGTTCTTAATGGACTTCAAGAGGTAGTGATCTCCAATAGGGTTATCACAGGGTTTGGGAGGGGAACCAGTGAGGAGCAAGATGCGAGGTTTACCTCTGATGGAATTAGGGTATTCAGGGTTTTGACTGAGCCAATTTTGGCGTTCTTGGTCCCAATTATCGATTTTGGGGCCAAGGGTGAAGGTAGCGTTGGGGTTGAAGGGTTGCTGGTCGTCGGGATCGTTGGGGTCGGCGTCGGATCGGATCTCAGCGAGGATGCGGTTGGTCTCCTCGACAAGGTTCTGGTTGACGGCTTCGGCATCGGAGGAACCAAGGTTGACGCCGATGGTGCCGCGGAGGACGAGGATGGTGACGAAGCCGCAGAGGATAGTGATCTTGATGTTGTTGAAGGTCTTCTGGATCTGGCGGCCGCGGGGAAGCGCGGTGGCCCGGCCTCGGGCGTTGGAGGTGGGTAAACCGGCGCTGGTGCTGCGCTTGTGGTGATTGTCTTGCCCCATGTTGGCACGAGATTTGGGGGATTCACCTGAAAGGAATCAGTGAAAGGTGTTGTTTGAGAAATGCTGCATAAATAAAGGGTGGAGGCTAGAGAGCGGAGGGTGTTTGTCTCCTCGGATCCAGGTTTACAAACAAAATCATTGGTTTGTTTTTAAGGAGATGAAAGTAAAGGTAGATTGAAGGAACACAGAAAGTGAGAAAGACGTGTTTTTCCTTATTCTTAGATACATTCATCTTTAACACTTATAAAtaactaataatactaataataataataatatttttcttttattttcgaACATCATGGCTGGTTGTTTCCGCCACTTGAGTTGAGTTCCGACATCCCACACGGTCAGAGGTAAAATAACTAAGCAACAGACAAAACTAAAAACccttaaaaaatcaattatgcGGTTAAATATGATAATATTAACTTATCAATCGGATAATATCTACTTCCAATTCGGAAAAACAATATCCTTTTTATCGTTTATGGAAATACATTATATTACCGacaattcaaattttcattgaataaacaataaaaaaatgttattactTTTTTGACGATGAAAAACACACTTTATTCTGGTAACcctaaaatttaattaatatacattattattattataagatttttatattgttatttaattatatgttatcttgtatgttaaattattatttttgtaataactattttaaaagttGCATTGgactaatttttaattattatatgttCTGCCACTTTAAATATGGCTTTAGATGGAAAGTGTATATATGAAATTAAAAGGGGATGCAAAATGCATAAGAGAAAGTACTTAACAGTTAAAtatggaaaaataaaattattaaatattttattttttaaaataattttttgattgatataaaaatattccacataatttatttattaatgtcTACATTCTTTTCCGCTTATTCAAATATacataaagaatttttttttcacttattttttatatctataCAGAAGACGTATGGTTTATATCAGGCGGATTTTGTATATAAGGTAACCATCATGTTTTGCATCAAGtatcttgttttcttttttacatGTATCTAAACGTTTAATATTTTCGCTGTTatttacaagaaaaataataatatttatatatatatatatatccccacttttagtttatttgattatattttttaaaatgttttaactTTAATGAATTtctgatattattttaaaatattttaactttaatatagTTAAACAATTTTCTACTAcgtgaagtttttttttctcataaatgAGTACCAAATAATAGTATAAGATTCATAGTTACGTGAgctaaaaaaacttatattacgcaattaaatatatattatttataaaatatttcaaaatacataccttttataaaaaaattaacaaatatatatatatatatatatatatatatatatttaaccaaataccacaagaaagaaaaaatgaaaatcatCTATAATATCATGTATTTTCGACACAATCATCATAGAttttaaaacaaacacaaaacaaaaaaatacgaTAAGctagtaatttttaaaaaaattaataaaattttgaatttaagatAATACATTCACAGACAAGCATTATACATGTactaaacaataaaatatttataattatctcATGGTTCCACATCTCTCATATGAAGAATCTATTGATACCAAAACATAGAAATTCAATTCTACTTCCAAAAGATCaatgtattgaaattagactAAAAGACTTGAACATGTCATATTATTATATTCTCATTATAACATAGTCTCCCCTTTAGGAAATTCATCCTCATATAACACGAGTAAATCAATATGATTTGCTTTGATaagttatttttcaaatctCATAATCGATCATGTGAATCTCCTTTGACTCAGACCACCTGATACTCTTCATTTATATGATTCTAAGCTATCTATAGAGTCAGGATCGTCCCTTTCAGGAAGTCTCACAAATTAATATATTCCCCTCACTTGAGCGAAAATGGATATGAGAACAAGGTaattttttctatcatattCTAGCTTGAGTGAGAATCTTTAGTTTGAGCGAAAATCTTttgcttaaaaaaaaaattagaagaaaacTTTACAATACTAGCTATTTTTCAAGCTTTCACCCAAAATCAATACTACAATTGTATTATATAAAACATATAAGATCAAAATGATATCACCTTCCTCAGAGTTGCACATATACTCTCATTGAACTCCTATGTcaacatatatatatttatacattCATGATTTCTAAATAAGGTTTATTCAAATTTCAATTCAAATACCAACACTCATCAATGTTTACACTTCAAATGATCCATAATACAATTCAAACACATTCAAGAACTTCTTCAATATCCCAGTCAACATGTACATTTCTAAATTATCAAAATCTActatatttatacttttaaagtCAATCGCAATCAAACCATAATAATTCATTAAACAACAAACTTtgcaaaaaatttgaaattcgTGACCATGTCACATTCACATATAGATCTTCTAACATAGGATTTTattgaaaagtaaaattatattcCCTTATGTAGGCACGCTCACAAAGATTTCAAACTCTTAAAACAAACCAGGATAGTTTAACATGTACCAAAGAGTTTTGATCAATTATCCAAACATACTACATACAAACACGTTTATTGAGGTAAAccataaaattcaaaattgactaaaaaaaatgagtaaaaatGAAACTACTATAACAAAAAAATCTGATTAGATACTATTACTCTACTTACTATGAGGAGTCGAGTGGTGATGACTTCCAAAGGAGATAATcagaattttagagaaaaaaaataagagattttttttagataaatgatgattatattaaaatcatctcaataactattttttttatatgtacatTTTTCCCtttaataataaagaattaaGGTATCTTTTTAACTAAATCAATTCTTTTCTAAATCCACAAATAATTACATgcaaattcattttaatataaatgataatGACGTTAAGACACTATTTTTCATTTACTAACTTATATCATAGTCAAAATtacaaattaatatgattaataacttttattaatttatatatagtcTAGATTATAAACCAGTACATTATtataaatagaataataaattttatttattaattcatGTTTTTGTAGCGgtgtattaattatatatatcatAAGTAAACTATTCTATCATGAGAGTGATATTAATGGTCTAACCTAGAATGAATGAGGCGAAACTTGAATCAAGTTACAGTGTAATTTTCTCACTCTCATTTATATCTATCAAGTCAACACACCAAACTACACTAAAATCAggtaattataaaattttaagttttacaTTCCTTATGAATTTATCTTTagttagtttttattaaaaaaaaattcattaaatatctaatgtttttaaatatattttaactgaATTTATGTTAGTTGATTTTGTTGTTAATTTGGCTAAAGTGACCATTGTATTACATCCTCATTATTTACATGtttctacataaaaaaaaataaaaattggtaTAATGAAGTTTTAAAATTCttcattcataatttttaattgaatctTTATTAAAATCTTCTGctctattaaatatataaaatatttatatattaaatgtgtTACATGGTGATTTGATAGTCTCAAATTCAACACCGTAAATTTAGACGATAAAAAAAGGAAATTATGTACTTGACGaagaaattaaataacaaaaactcaataaaaaatattttttttatatatttaatagaacaactttttaataaaaattaaattgaaattactcaaatttataaacaactaaaaatttaattatgttatgttttcattttttatacgAAGATGTATAAACAATAACAATGTAAAGTAATGTAACATAACCATCACTCAAGCAAATTATTGACAAAATCAAATGGTCGAAACacaactaaaaaatataatttttttaaatatttgataaaaaaaacttttaatagGGATTCAAGGAATAAGGTGAATTACTAATTTTTCTCTCATTAATATCTATCCAAATCAGCGTACCAAATTAGATTCAAATAACgtaattagaaaaattaaagacTAAAATCATATATATTGAATTAAGGACTGTGAAAACATGTGAAAGTAGACAGTATGTCAAcaaaactaatattattaaataaatcacATATTATCAGTGAATgttactttatttaattttagaaatatagagaacaaaatcaaaatttgcTAATTTTAGATAGAGCAACAAAATATTGAATTCCTTTTGAAAATTAAGTGAATCATAAATGCAAAAGTATTTACATGAATGTTCCAAGAAACCATGAATTAAAAAGGATGAGTAAAGGAGATTGGTGCCCTAGAACAAATCATATTTTTGTAATGATAAAAGTGTAGCGTAGTCTTATGTATGAATAAGATTTGATTGGAGAGAAAAGGGAAGTCAACAAATTCCCCAATCCGACAAGTTAAAAGAGACAAAAGGAAGAAGTTTTGTTAAAAAGTTAACCCCAGACAAAGGAGTAGATAATCTTAACTTACTAGCGaatgagaaaataaatttaaaaatgagtTATGCGGCAAAAGCAGACCAAAAAAGGAATTTGTAAAAATTAAGGATATTTAGAGAGAAGAGGGTAAAGCAATAACAGCAGATTTAAGTGTGCATCTAGATGGAGCCTAATCCAGCTTAGGGCGTTCTGGCATTGGACCCATCTTGTCTCTTCACTGTTACGCACTGCTTTACAGCCATCAACTTCATACTGTCAACGCGTCCTTTCTCTTATTCGCATCTTCTCGGATCAACCACACAGGTAAATGGGAAGCGCGTGGATTCCATTTCCATTGTGATGGAATGTTAGATTGAAGAGTGGAAGCTGGCAACGTGGGTGAGAGGTAAATGAGCCCCACAATATCCCCATATTGACGCCTTCTTCTTGTCCCTTTCCTCTGCTTAATTACATGTGCCATGACCCCATGTGCGGGCTTTCCAGATCTTGATCTTCTGCTTCCTCCCTCCCAAGCTCCATTTTGCAATACTGTGTGGTGACCCTCTGCCACTGTCTTACCTGGATGATATAGTTTCCAAAATAGTACATTCACCTCCTAAAGGAAAAAAAGAGCATTTTACTTCTACCGAAAGTAAACCTCAAAACACAGACAAAAAATAAACATGAGATAGTGCGATGGGTGCAAGTGCCTGTTACATCCTACAAGAAGTGATTTCTGAATCTAGATGCCTGTAAAACAGAAGCTTTTCCAAGCATGTGTTCCTCTTTCTCTGCATACATCGTGTGGTATTACAAGGAGATTCAAAGATTAATCCGATGATCAGAGAGTAGACAGTGAAAGAATTTATTTCCAAAATTGGGTCTGAAAAAACAAGGAATTCATTGATAAAGAAGATAAGTAGTTTGGAAAATATGTCCAAGAGATCGAAAAATCTCCTGGAAACTTAATGTGGTCGAGACAAAAATCTAGAGGAATACAATGTGTCTGTTTTGGGTTTTACAGTTTCTTGGAAGTTGACTGATAATAACCTTGTCCTCGGGAGAACCTCGCTTCAAAAAACAATAATACTCAAGTCCCTGTCATTGACAAGGATGAAGTATCGGAGAAAGGCACTTTATAATAGTTATTCTCTTAAAATTCTCGTGAAAGGTATGAATACACAAACCAGAAAAATGAAGACATGTCCGTATCTAACCAATGATGTTGTTGTTCACACTCCAACATGTCCATGTAGTATTCTTATAAAGTAAAAAGATAATATTTGATAAACGTGTTCATACTCATATATAcgcatttatattatcattttttggATACATATACCTGTAGTGTCTTTGTAATTTAGACTTATGCTTCATAAtgtgaaatataattaatccCACAGTTGAATGCCAATTGCGCAATTTTAGACACAGGGCATTAGATAAAACTAGAGGAACCAGTTTATGATGTTAACTAAattgcaaatattaaaataacatgTTGGCCTGCTTCAAGCTGCAATTCTAAAAGTAAAGAgtaaaaggagaaggaaaaatAAAAGCTTTATAGGCATTCAACCTTCCCCTGAAATTTAATCAAGAGGCCAGAAGCACATTCCGATGCCAAGCTGACCAGGTTTATTGTATAAAAATTGTCAATGCTCCAAGGAAAAATGAGTCGCTAATGAACTAACAGAATAAGATGCAGTTTAACTGAGATCTTTAAGATTTTCATGCAAGATGTTCAATCCAATAACACAACATGTAGTTCATAACCACAAACCTGTAGCAGTACTAACACGATGCTAATATATTATAAGCAGGCAGCAATAATAAGTTGTTCTTCGGAGAAGATCGGCAGAAAAAAGCTGGAACAAAAACTGTAAaactttcaaattaatttgcagtgaacttttttttcttctttgttgcagcatatttttttctcatctTCATTTTTCTAACAAATTTTTTAACTTTGTGTGGAGACTTGGCTACTGAGCTGTCCACAAGACTGATTTTTTCTGGCTTTGTAGGTTTGTAAACTTGTGTTATTGAAGGATCCAAAACATCTTCGGAGCACTGAAGAATGATGCCCATAGATGTAGCTTCATCCCAGAGCTCTCTTCCCTTCTCAAAATTTCCTCCTGTACAAAGCTTTGGAATAAGCACATCATAAACCGGTCCATAACCTCCCATtgaatttttcttcattttctcaaACAGTTCAAGAGCATGATTTACTCTTTCAACCCCACAGAGAATACCGATTAAACTATAGTAAAACTTATGATTTGGCATCAAACCTTTTCCAATCATTTGATCTACTATATCTTTCCCCTTACCAAACCTGCCGCTCAGAAATAACACCTTTGCCACAAGATAATAGCTGACCCAATCAGGATCACAACCACCATTTGTCATTGTTTCTAGTATTTGACAAGATTCCTTAACTCTTCTGGTCTTCCCTAGACAAGAAAGCAGTATGTTGTAACTGATAGGGGTTGGGAAAACCCTACAAGACCTCATCTCCATCATGACATTTAAAGCTTCAGGCACAAGTCCTGAAGGATTATGTCTAAGATTCCGTTCACAAAGGCACCTGAGGAATGTGTTGTAGCATAGCAAATCTGGGGTAACCCCATTCGCTTTCATCTCTTTGATAATTCTCCTAGCTTCCTTCACATTCCTCTGCACAGACCACCCGTAAAGTAGACTTCTATATATGCAAGGTTTTGCGCCTGTAATCTTGTCTCTGTGATGCCAAACTACCCCTTCAGCCCTCTTAGCATGACCTTTGGAGCAAAGGGCATTAATGATAGCAGTGACTGTAAATTCATCTATAGAACACTTATACTTGTCCAAGTTCTTGAAAACACCCAATGCCTGATCTTCTTTTCCCAGTTTAACCAAAGTATCAGCTACAAGACCAAAAGTCTCTGCGTCCATGACTCGACCCTCCTTCTTGAGATCTTCCATCAAAATATCCATGGCTGTGTAGTCATTCTTTTCAGCAAAAACTCGAAGAGCATGATTGTAATCCTTGTTTTCCAAACTATGACTCAGATTCTTACTAGACCATAAAAAGAACCTGAGTAATCTTCTAGTGTGTGCCTCGTGCTTACTAGAATCAATAGCCTGAGCTACAAGAGACGAAGTTAAAGAATCTTTAAACTTATTTAGGCTAAACTCCAGATCATCTAGGCCACCAACAGTGCTCACAACAACGCTGCAGAGCTCTTGCAACTGGGGAGAGACAGATATTGGCAGCAATGTGGAGTACTGGGAAAATGCAACTATTTGCAAATTCTGGGCACTCATAGCTTTAGACCAAGAACGTTTCCATGCAGGTTTGAGCAAGACGTGCATCATGAATCTCATCCTTGAAATTCATCAAACATGTTATGTGCAGTACTGTAACTCTAAATCTTCAGACACATGGCCGTGTGAGGTGATGATTAACAACAACTGTACGTTAAAGCAGGAAAATAGGGTGCTCTCATCCACAAAATCCAAACTTTAGGGACTGCAGATAAACCCCTTGTGTCTTAAATTTTGGGTTCGGAGCTGAACTTCTAAGGTCGGGGCCGAATATATAAATTACCAGGGTTGTCGTGTCAGATCGTTTGAAAAACGAAAAAACACGACTTTTgaagaatattaaaatattgtaattaatattttaattatactaCATCATAAATGTCtatttaattctatttataaatatgaatttaagTTTGCCATTCTCACAAGGTACCataacaacatttttttattatattcttaaTAATTCCAAAATACGAAAAGATTAATGTGTCATGGAATTAttcctttaaaaaattatgagtcCTAAACATGTTTTTCACTTTTTGAGATTAATATCTTTGGATTTCTCTgtctttaattaatatttttttttcttgacttTCAATATCTTAGaataaatattctttatttcatcttaatttcttttattctgTTAAGTAACTTCTAAAATGCTGTAAAAAAAGTCAACCCATTTCTTTTTCAGAAAAGGTTTGTCATTGGTTTATTTATATGTTAAGTTAAGAAAGTTACtataataaggataaaatataaaatataaaatttaagaaattaaaagtcAAGGAAAAAATCTATgaactacaagaaaaatcaaacacattttgaagaataaaaacaCATTAAAGTCGTTAAAGTGATAGTAATAGACGTCAATGTTGCAATACCTAAGAACATAATGGTAGGAAGGCCAAATAGTCTTCAATAGTAACATTGTCCAGAGGCTTTGTTTGCTCTCCAATTCTCCACTCATGAGTTGGTAAATAGCTACAACCTATACATGTATTTAGATTACTACACCTAACCAGCATCAGAGAAATAATCACCAGCTACTTTTAAACTTGGATTTTTCCACTATAAACTAGTTTAATAGTACATAGTAATAATCACGAAGAGGAATATGCTTGAGCTGgttgtaaaatttgtttgacaGTAAATCTCAGATAATAGTTCCAAAAGTTTTGATTAAACAAAAGTGTAACACTTTCAACCACTTGGGCAAGACCTGCAGCAGGTACACCTTCAGGAAGATatatatctttctttttttgagAAAGTGAAATTTATGAGACCCCAGCAAGATTTTGTTTGAACTCCAAATGATGAGGAGGGTGCAGAGGGGGAATTGGATCAGCATCCTTGACCCTGACTCATCGACAGCACGTGCTCATCCACTAATAGTGTTAGATGAATTTTCCATCAAGATCAACAACAGTATCAAGTCCTCAACAGGCTAATTTCACTGCAGAAAGAAATTCATTGGTCCTTCATCCTTGTGGTCAAAGGTTGCAATTTGAGATTCTCAAGCATCCTCAGGAGAGAAATCTCTTGCTACATGGTTGTCTTCctcctcttcatcatcttcttcatcatAATCAGTAGAAGTAGGTTGTCCATTAAGATCCACATTAACACCATTCAACTTTCGGACAAACTGTCCCCTCACACGAGGCCGCCTTTCTGCCAGCCGTTTTCTGTTGACATACCTAATTTTCTTCTCAAAACAGcgttcttttcttttctgtcTAAACTTCATCAATGCTGCTTCTCTCCTATCAACCTTACTTAATTTTACTTCACATGAGCTTGAACTTCCTAATGATGGCCAAGAATGAGTTGTAGAAATCTGACCAGGTTGTAAGTAAATGTTCATTGGATAATATGGGAAGGGTGTCATCCCACTTGCATGAGGAGGACACTGGGGAAGATGATTGTACTGTGCAATCACAGATGAACTAGAATGACTTTGGAGGTCCTGGATATTCTTTTGATATATTTGTGCTGATGATAACATAACATGATTAACAGCTCCTGAAATATAATATGGATAAACATGTTGAGCAGGATCGGAACCATGACTTCCATTTCTTGGATGCACTACTCCTTGAGAATGTTCTTCCCTGTAATGCTTTTGCTGAGAAACTTCCATCGAAGCAGGTGGAGTACAAGATCTCTCAATAGAGAAAGAATCAGGGATACTGTTGCTGCTGGGTAAGTCATCTTGTGAATGATTTTCAAACATTTCTCCATTTTCATGTGTTTTAAGGTCATTACCCTCCTGTTCACCACATGCTTGATTCACATGTTCCACCCTAACTTCTGTAGTAGTATTGTCaacatgagcactctcttcaaTGTTGCTCTTCAGTGCTGTTGCTTTGACATAGGTGAAAAAGGCTGATGACTCTCCAATCTTCAGTTCACTCTTCTTTGGACCAGTTGAAAAATGTCCTGCAAAATTTTGGAAAATCACAGTGAAAACAGTCAAAATAACAAGGGTACTCATCACTTCAGCCAAACTTTATTCAACTTTAGGATCCATTTTAAACCGCggccattttttaaattataaatgtagAAAGCAAAATATGATGTGCAAGTGAAAACTACCAATATTAGTTCTGCTGCGTGATGAATGCTGCATTGCAGTACTATGTGAGTAATCATAAATAACAATGAAGCATGAACAAATGTATTTATTTGACTTTCTTGAGAAATAGTAGATATATGGACCAAAATTGGCTAAGAAGAGGCACAGGAAAAACTGAAGTTTTACAATAATGTGTCATTTTATGGCATTCAAAATATTGTCTTAAACATTGTATTCAATAAACATAATGcgcaaaattaataattttgtattttgaaaaatagtGGTTAAAGGAAAAGGAGAAAAGACCTGTTCGGCGATCACTTATTCCAGGCACATCAGGCTGATATTCTGATACAAGAGCACTGGGAAGCTCCATCGCAATACTGGCGGCAGCGGCAATACTAACCTGAAAAGATAAATGCTTTACATATATTATAATGTACCATGTAACCACATCTCTGATCTACAGTTATTAGTAGTAAATCAGATATATCATACCTAAACGCCAGTAGCTGCCCAAAAACATTTGAGCAATGCTATATATACACCTATTTACAAATGTAAAACTCTCACCTCCTTTTCTGCATTACTGGGTCTATGCAAGGGTCTATAAACACTTTTCTACATGCATCAATACATAATCAAATGGCTCTATACATAGTTGTGAATTATCTAGTCTTTAgtatataaaaaagtattttccaAACTGTTATTAGTAACTTCCTCATAGTTCTATTTTTGGCTTTCAGCAATGCTGTTTATTTTGGATACTAATTAAGACTTACATCTGAAATGGCGTTTaagatttaatttaaaaatgcaCTATGATTCATTTGCATTTATCAATTTTCACCGTACCAGAGACTTCAACGGTTTTAATTACAATTCAACTTTTATACTACCATCAGAATTAATATCCCTTTTCAGCGAGAAGGCAGTGACAAACATAGTGACGTGGACTACCAATTAGGATTAtcataagtttttatttaaatattgatttattTCAGTTTATCTTGTTTCTTTATTCTTCCCTATCTTAATAAGATATTAATCTTAGAATGCTTGTTTTATTGATTaggataatttttatataagatCCTATTAATGATTGGAtatctttatttttagtttacCGAATAGGATAATTGTTAGTTATGAAACTATCGagtctctttattttaattttatcaattagGATAATTGTTAGGGACATCTGTGTAGATTCTTAAAGGGTAGACTTGACTGAAATTTCATCATTAAGAAACAGTTTCCAGAAAAAACTTGTGTTAGTTATGGAGGGTTTCTGTCAAGGACGAGTCTGCTTCTCACTTTCATTAAGTCCGTGACTGTATCCTATGCAAAGGGCCACAACAGATAGAAGCacaagaatatttttaaaaaaagacatACTTTGAAGGGTTGAAAAATTTGCAAAGTAAGCTCAAAGTTGATTAGAGAAAAACACCA encodes:
- the LOC137807751 gene encoding two-component response regulator-like APRR1 isoform X2, giving the protein MDAETETEELINLNNKASNCGGNNSKSGDGFIDRSKVRILLCDNDSKSSEEVFTLLLGCSYQVMSAQDEISVVVKCLRLGAADYLVKPLRTNELLNLWTHMWRRRRMLGVVENNILNYEFELVASDPSDANTNSTTLFSDDTDDKSKRGTNPETGVSVQQEQEVSIAAAASIAMELPSALVSEYQPDVPGISDRRTGHFSTGPKKSELKIGESSAFFTYVKATALKSNIEESAHVDNTTTEVRVEHVNQACGEQEGNDLKTHENGEMFENHSQDDLPSSNSIPDSFSIERSCTPPASMEVSQQKHYREEHSQGVVHPRNGSHGSDPAQHVYPYYISGAVNHVMLSSAQIYQKNIQDLQSHSSSSVIAQYNHLPQCPPHASGMTPFPYYPMNIYLQPGQISTTHSWPSLGSSSSCEVKLSKVDRREAALMKFRQKRKERCFEKKIRYVNRKRLAERRPRVRGQFVRKLNGVNVDLNGQPTSTDYDEEDDEEEEDNHVARDFSPEDA
- the LOC137807751 gene encoding two-component response regulator-like APRR1 isoform X1 — translated: MDAETETEELINLNNKASNCGGNNSKSGDGFIDRSKVRILLCDNDSKSSEEVFTLLLGCSYQVTSVRSARQLIDALNAERQYIDMILVEVDLPVKKGMKLLKYITRDKELCRIPVIMMSAQDEISVVVKCLRLGAADYLVKPLRTNELLNLWTHMWRRRRMLGVVENNILNYEFELVASDPSDANTNSTTLFSDDTDDKSKRGTNPETGVSVQQEQEVSIAAAASIAMELPSALVSEYQPDVPGISDRRTGHFSTGPKKSELKIGESSAFFTYVKATALKSNIEESAHVDNTTTEVRVEHVNQACGEQEGNDLKTHENGEMFENHSQDDLPSSNSIPDSFSIERSCTPPASMEVSQQKHYREEHSQGVVHPRNGSHGSDPAQHVYPYYISGAVNHVMLSSAQIYQKNIQDLQSHSSSSVIAQYNHLPQCPPHASGMTPFPYYPMNIYLQPGQISTTHSWPSLGSSSSCEVKLSKVDRREAALMKFRQKRKERCFEKKIRYVNRKRLAERRPRVRGQFVRKLNGVNVDLNGQPTSTDYDEEDDEEEEDNHVARDFSPEDA
- the LOC137807750 gene encoding pentatricopeptide repeat-containing protein At5g61370, mitochondrial; amino-acid sequence: MRFMMHVLLKPAWKRSWSKAMSAQNLQIVAFSQYSTLLPISVSPQLQELCSVVVSTVGGLDDLEFSLNKFKDSLTSSLVAQAIDSSKHEAHTRRLLRFFLWSSKNLSHSLENKDYNHALRVFAEKNDYTAMDILMEDLKKEGRVMDAETFGLVADTLVKLGKEDQALGVFKNLDKYKCSIDEFTVTAIINALCSKGHAKRAEGVVWHHRDKITGAKPCIYRSLLYGWSVQRNVKEARRIIKEMKANGVTPDLLCYNTFLRCLCERNLRHNPSGLVPEALNVMMEMRSCRVFPTPISYNILLSCLGKTRRVKESCQILETMTNGGCDPDWVSYYLVAKVLFLSGRFGKGKDIVDQMIGKGLMPNHKFYYSLIGILCGVERVNHALELFEKMKKNSMGGYGPVYDVLIPKLCTGGNFEKGRELWDEATSMGIILQCSEDVLDPSITQVYKPTKPEKISLVDSSVAKSPHKVKKFVRKMKMRKKYAATKKKKKFTAN
- the LOC137807749 gene encoding probable xyloglucan 6-xylosyltransferase 5 yields the protein MGQDNHHKRSTSAGLPTSNARGRATALPRGRQIQKTFNNIKITILCGFVTILVLRGTIGVNLGSSDAEAVNQNLVEETNRILAEIRSDADPNDPDDQQPFNPNATFTLGPKIDNWDQERQNWLSQNPEYPNSIRGKPRILLLTGSPPKPCDNPIGDHYLLKSIKNKIDYCRLHGIEIVYNLAHLDVELAGYWAKLPMIRRLMLSHPEVEWIWWMDSDAFFTDMVFELPMPKYDAYNLVLHGYPDLLFDQKSWIAVNTGSFLFRNCQWSLDLLDDWAPMGPKGPVREEAGKILTANLKGRPAFEADDQSALIYLLLSKKEKWMDKVFLENSFYLHGYWAGLVDRYEEMIEKYHPGLGDERWPFVTHFVGCKPCGSYGDYPVERCLSSMERAYNFADNQVLKLYGFRHRGLLSPKIKRIRNETVTPLEFVDQFDIRRHSTESKGLKS